The DNA sequence ATGTATGCCTTCTGGGAATCGCTGATCCTGGGGAACAATGCCTATGACGGTCATCCGTTCCGGCCGCACCTGATCGTTAACCAGCAACACACGCTGACGATCGATCATTTTGAACGGTGGCTACAGCTTTTTTCGGCTACCCTTTCGGAAAATTTCATGGGCGACACCGCCGATCAGGTACGGCAGCGGGCCACCCAGATTGCACTGGTCTGGACCA is a window from the Spirosoma rigui genome containing:
- a CDS encoding group III truncated hemoglobin, which gives rise to MTKRTLDSPEAVRFLVDSFYDKVRVDPLIGPVFTVVAQVDWSKHLPKMYAFWESLILGNNAYDGHPFRPHLIVNQQHTLTIDHFERWLQLFSATLSENFMGDTADQVRQRATQIALVWTNKLDYINNDAHMGAQ